Proteins encoded in a region of the Scomber scombrus chromosome 16, fScoSco1.1, whole genome shotgun sequence genome:
- the cap2 gene encoding adenylyl cyclase-associated protein 2 — protein sequence MDGLMERLERAVTRLEQMSVTMQSSGMANGDCVNGISGGLSPCVEAFDMLMRGPVSEYLSNSKAIGSDVEKHAEMVNKALQTQRSFLKMASTHQEPAQTELRDLLKPISDHIQEIQNFRERNRGSNLFNHLSAVSESIPALGWVAVSQKPGPYVKEMNDAAIFYTNRVLKDYKESDKRHVDWVCSYLTIWTEMQSFIKQHHTTGLVWSKTGPIAPSSVFIAPTTSAAPCPPPPPPPGPPPVFTDDDSQPKSGSPAAPHSALFAQLNQGMNITKGLKHVSDDKKTHKNPNLRSQETPTKNRKSGSGNSPRAAVQKKTPLLELEGKKWRVENFEQNHDLVIEETELKQVVYIFGCNNSTVQVKGKINSIIIDNCKKLGLVFENVVGIVEVINSKAIQLQVLGTVPTMSINKTEGCQVYLSKDALNCDIISAKSSEMNIMIPKGDDDYREFPVHEQFKTVWDGSRLVTEPTEIAG from the exons ATGGATGGTTTAATGGAGCGGCTGGAGCGAGCTGTGACTCGCCTAGAGCAGATGTCCGTCACAATGCAGTCCAGTGGCATGGCTAACGGGGACTGTGTCAACGGCATCAGTGGAG GTCTTTCTCCCTGTGTGGAGGCGTTCGATATGCTGATGAGAGGTCCAGTGTCGGAATACCTGAGCAACAGTAAAGCCATAGGAAGCGATGTGGAGAAACAT GCGGAGATGGTGAACAAGGCTCTTCAGACTCAAAGATCTTTCCTCAAAATGGCTTCTACACACCAAGAACCTGCACAG ACGGAGCTTCGTGACCTGCTGAAGCCCATTTCTGATCACATCCAGGAGATCCAGAACTTCCGGGAACGAAACCGTGGCAGCAACCTGTTCAACCACCTCTCAGCTGTCAGCGAGAGCATCCCAGCTCTGGGCTGGGTGGCTGTG AGTCAGAAGCCCGGCCCTTACGTGAAAGAGATGAATGATGCCGCCATCTTCTACACCAACAGAGTGCTGAAGGACTACAAGGAAAg CGACAAACGCCATGTGGACTGGGTGTGCTCCTACCTGACGATCTGGACCGAGATGCAGTCGTTCATCAAACAGCACCACACCACCGGACTGGTCTGGAGTAAGACT GGCCCCATTGCTCCTTCTTCTGTCTTTATCGCCCCCACTACCTCCGCTGCTCCCtgtccacctcctcctcctcctcctggtccTCCTCCAGTCTTCACAGACGATGACTCCCAGCCCAAGTCCGGCAGCCCGGCTGCACCACACTCAGCATTATTCGCCCAGCTTAACCAGGGCATGAACATCACTAAAG GTCTGAAGCATGTCTCAGATGACAAGAAGACCCATAAGAACCCAAATCTGCGCTCCCAAGAAACACCGACCAAAAACAGGAAATCCGGGTCTGGGAACTCGCCCAGAGCGGCCGTTCAGAAAAAAACCCCTCTGCTGGAGCTGGAGGGGAAGAAATGGAGGGTG gaGAACTTTGAGCAGAATCACGACTTGGTGATCGAGGAGACGGAGCTGAAACAAGTGGTCTATATCTTCGGTTGTAACAACTCCACCGTGCAGGTCAAGGGAAAAATTAACTCCATCATCATCG ATAACTGTAAGAAGCTTGGTCTGGTTTTTGAGAACGTGGTTGGGATTGTGGAGGTCATCAACTCAAAGGCTATTCAGTTACAG GTGTTGGGTACAGTTCCCACCATGTCCATCAACAAAACCGAAGGCTGCCAGGTCTATCTGAGTAAGGACGCCCtcaactgtgacatcatcagtgccAAAAGCTCTGAGATGAACATCATGATACCAAAAGGAGATGACGATTAT AGAGAGTTTCCGGTCCACGAGCAGTTCAAGACTGTTTGGGATGGCTCCAGACTGGTGACAGAACCCACTGAGATTGCAGGCTAA